Proteins found in one Cobetia sp. L2A1 genomic segment:
- a CDS encoding FdhF/YdeP family oxidoreductase, which produces MTDVPTPQPSDDVKRQSQVTAEAPSTDQKSPASGIPPQKGAIMSDKGSHAPALDAHLAGSQVGTSPGGGWPSLKAVEHFIWQQHLPIKGHTSLMKMNKPDGFICPSCAWPNGDKPKGANFCENGAKALAWEATRERVSDSLFADNTLSELREWTDHHLEREGRLTHPLRYNAVIDRYEPVSWESAYAEIGERLKRYEDPNQVEFYTSGRTSNEAAFLYSLFGRMYGTNNFPDCSNMCHETTSRALPESIGIGKATVNLEDFKQADAIFIFGQNSGTNSPRMLGDLHEARGRGAEVVTFNPLRERALVRFADPQSPKDMLSRDGVEISTQYHQLRIGGDLAAIQAMCKYVIESDDTLRADDPYAVGVLDHDFIAQHSHGYEAFASHCRALDWQYLVDMSGLSRESLEKAAKTYMEAERVICCWGMGITQHARGGDTIQQIINLLLLRGNIGKPGAGACPVRGHSNVQGDRTVGIENLPTTEMLDAFDRVFDIQCPREPGHDVSECCEAILRDEVKAFIGMGGNFFRAIPDQKRVVEKVRELDMTVHIATKLNRSHLQPGKHGWVLPTLGHSERDLQAGADGKGAEQTTSVEDGMCNVAPSRGVMAPADPSMHSEIAIACQLAKATLPRHPTLDWDWLQADYARIRERIEAVFPQIFPRYNARLAQGGFHVRIAPRERIWHTDSGRANFLFPEGLGTDEEGLDKVTHETLDMDSTFLLMTLRGHDQFNTTVYSNDDRYRDVYGTRMVVMISPQDLETLGLEEGHRVRLETVSEDGVERSMAGFKLKAYDIPTGCLAAYYPETNDLIPLDHRDARSNTPACKSVPVRLRLMDTEEVNASEGVLASA; this is translated from the coding sequence ATGACCGATGTGCCTACCCCTCAACCGTCTGATGACGTCAAACGCCAATCGCAGGTTACTGCAGAGGCACCGTCTACTGACCAGAAAAGTCCCGCTTCAGGCATACCGCCTCAGAAAGGCGCGATCATGAGTGACAAGGGCTCCCATGCACCGGCGCTGGACGCGCACCTCGCGGGGAGCCAGGTAGGCACTTCACCCGGTGGAGGCTGGCCATCACTGAAAGCGGTGGAGCACTTCATCTGGCAGCAGCATCTACCCATCAAGGGCCACACCAGCTTGATGAAGATGAACAAGCCGGATGGCTTCATCTGTCCCAGCTGCGCCTGGCCGAATGGTGACAAGCCCAAGGGTGCCAATTTCTGCGAGAACGGTGCCAAGGCGTTGGCATGGGAGGCCACGCGTGAGCGAGTCAGTGACAGCCTGTTCGCAGACAACACGCTAAGCGAGTTGCGCGAGTGGACGGACCACCATCTGGAGCGGGAAGGGCGCCTGACGCATCCTTTACGCTATAACGCTGTGATAGATCGCTACGAGCCGGTGAGCTGGGAATCGGCCTATGCCGAAATCGGCGAGCGGCTCAAGCGTTACGAGGATCCCAATCAGGTCGAGTTCTATACCTCAGGTCGCACCTCCAATGAAGCGGCATTCCTGTACTCGTTGTTTGGGCGCATGTATGGCACCAACAACTTCCCTGACTGCTCCAACATGTGTCACGAAACCACCTCGCGTGCCTTGCCGGAATCGATCGGTATCGGCAAGGCGACGGTGAATCTCGAAGACTTCAAGCAGGCGGATGCCATCTTCATCTTCGGGCAGAACAGCGGTACCAACAGCCCACGGATGCTGGGCGATCTGCATGAGGCACGCGGGCGGGGTGCTGAGGTCGTGACCTTCAATCCGCTGCGCGAACGTGCACTGGTCCGTTTCGCTGACCCGCAATCGCCCAAGGACATGCTCAGTCGTGATGGCGTGGAGATCAGCACCCAGTATCACCAGTTGCGAATCGGCGGTGATCTGGCTGCGATTCAGGCCATGTGCAAGTACGTCATCGAGTCTGATGACACATTGCGTGCGGATGATCCGTATGCGGTGGGGGTTCTGGATCACGACTTCATCGCCCAGCATTCCCATGGCTACGAGGCTTTTGCCAGCCATTGTCGCGCGCTTGATTGGCAGTACCTGGTCGACATGTCCGGTCTCTCGCGTGAGTCACTGGAGAAGGCGGCCAAGACCTACATGGAAGCGGAGCGTGTCATCTGCTGCTGGGGCATGGGCATCACCCAGCATGCCCGCGGTGGCGATACGATCCAGCAGATCATCAATCTGCTGTTGCTACGCGGCAATATTGGCAAGCCGGGGGCAGGCGCCTGTCCGGTACGCGGGCATTCCAATGTACAGGGTGACCGTACCGTCGGTATCGAGAATCTGCCCACCACCGAGATGTTGGACGCCTTCGATCGTGTATTCGACATTCAATGCCCGCGCGAGCCAGGGCATGATGTGTCGGAATGCTGTGAAGCGATACTGCGCGACGAGGTCAAGGCATTCATCGGCATGGGGGGTAACTTCTTTCGTGCCATTCCGGATCAGAAGCGCGTGGTCGAGAAGGTGCGTGAACTGGACATGACCGTGCACATCGCCACCAAGCTCAATCGCAGCCATCTTCAGCCCGGCAAGCACGGTTGGGTGCTGCCGACCCTTGGGCACAGTGAGCGTGACCTCCAGGCAGGAGCCGATGGCAAGGGCGCGGAGCAGACCACCAGTGTCGAGGATGGCATGTGCAACGTGGCGCCATCGCGCGGCGTGATGGCGCCGGCAGACCCGAGCATGCACTCGGAAATTGCCATTGCCTGTCAGCTGGCCAAGGCCACCTTGCCTAGGCATCCCACGCTGGACTGGGATTGGCTGCAGGCCGATTACGCGCGGATTCGTGAGCGCATCGAGGCCGTGTTTCCGCAGATATTCCCCCGCTATAACGCTCGCCTGGCGCAGGGCGGCTTTCATGTTCGTATCGCCCCGCGTGAGCGTATCTGGCATACCGACTCCGGGCGCGCCAACTTCCTGTTTCCCGAAGGCCTGGGGACCGATGAGGAGGGTCTCGACAAGGTAACTCACGAGACGCTGGACATGGACAGTACCTTCCTGTTGATGACGCTACGTGGCCATGATCAGTTCAACACCACGGTTTACTCGAATGATGACCGTTATCGCGATGTCTACGGCACGCGCATGGTAGTGATGATCAGCCCGCAGGATCTCGAGACGCTCGGGCTCGAGGAGGGCCATCGGGTGCGGCTGGAAACCGTGTCGGAGGACGGTGTCGAACGCAGCATGGCCGGCTTCAAGCTCAAGGCCTACGACATCCCGACCGGTTGTCTGGCGGCCTACTACCCGGAAACCAATGACCTGATTCCTCTGGATCACCGTGATGCGCGCAGCAATACACCGGCCTGTAAATCGGTGCCGGTTCGCTTGCGTCTGATGGACACTGAAGAGGTCAATGCCAGTGAAGGTGTGCTAGCCAGTGCTTGA